From Toxorhynchites rutilus septentrionalis strain SRP chromosome 2, ASM2978413v1, whole genome shotgun sequence, a single genomic window includes:
- the LOC129768299 gene encoding importin-4-like, with the protein MEQIIKNLLVADNELIQQASAELKEAFKHPETITQLCELVVSNKDVQVRQYSAVLLKKQLGKLRHWQQIPAEQQALIKQGMLEAIVKEPEKPVRNAITAFVGVLVRHEAAKDDGWMGEVLKFMLDGTSASDSKMAEIGSATFSTLTYISPDQFIPHFETICQLFSSALMATEASGDMATPVVFNILQGMSHLVPFITGHPTAENTYQASIPYVVKALVGFAQKDSFKFIEAFDILENLADESSRILTPHLKLLIEFGLEVGQKGDLEDSVRVKAITFVGCLVRLKKKMIIKQKLVEPIVIALFQLMSVAPDLEDEDEEYFGSNEISTPSTCAAQSMDVLALHIPPKQLIPTLMGLLEPALRGSDPLAKKASYLSIAVIAEGCSEHICNKYLKPLLDVIKTGITDPNPMIRNAALFALGQFSEHLQPEITQYAEEILPILFEFLQQLCLQIRSGGKEPPHIDRVFYALETYCENLEEQLTPHLPILMERLFESLDARNTVHLRELSLAAIAATANAAKTNMLPYFPRLIDNLKMYLVKTDDENICALRPQAIDTFAALVRTIGKDNFLPLAVDTLNLGLTMLDGCDDPDLRRSCYNLFASMASSIKEDMAGSLTKIVESMLESVKSTEGIVPTFKDDGDDGLVVLNGANEDEEDDKEYDIENSDNENEDDDDIAGYSVENAYMDEKEEAILALMEFAEHTGPAFAPFIQTAFEEIYKLINYPNEDIRKASIDALKQFAISLHELGNTEGVSQTILILIPKLSEIIRTDEERTVVMSALDGYCDIMEKVGAAALQADGQKDAIFGCIVDVLNGKVACQFDEPIDEEQEESEYDEAIIESAGDILPKFGRALPPEEFAVYFGRIWPYFIQKIEKTKQKDETTDSQRAFAIGVLSECFSGLKQFTTNWIDTLLPIFVLCVQDRNNEVRNNAVYGIGEMVLHGNECSYKHYPQILTSLSSVVSKEQHPGTLDNICGALARLITTNSSLVPMKEVLPVFVQYLPLREDFEENMAVFRSLDVIYRQGNDNLIPLLGRVLVVGLQVLYKKQHNNDECRDLIFNFVKQISKDFPERFAEVVGSDAEIANFVQTLPLQ; encoded by the exons ATGGAACAGATTATTAAAAATTTGCTGGTAGCTGACAACGAACTGATACAACAG GCTAGCGCCGAGCTGAAGGAAGCCTTCAAGCACCCGGAGACCATCACCCAGCTCTGTGAGCTCGTCGTCAGCAACAAGGATGTCCAGGTGCGTCAGTACAGTGCAGTGCTGTTGAAAAAACAGCTCGGTAAACTGCGCCACTGGCAGCAAATTCCTGCCGAACAGCAGGCTCTCATTAAGCAGGGAATGCTGGAGGCGATCGTCAAGGAACCGGAGAAGCCCGTCCGTAACGCCATTACCGCTTTCGTGGGTGTGCTGGTACGCCATGAAGCGGCCAAGGATGACGGCTGGATGGGCGAGGTGCTCAAATTCATGCTGGACGGCACTAGCGCTAGTGATTCTAAAATGGCCGAAATCGGTTCGGCTACTTTTTCCACACTGACCTACATTTCGCCGGATCAATTTATTCCACACTTTGAAACAATCTGTCAGCTGTTTTCGTCGGCGCTGATGGCAACGGAAGCAAGTGGAGACATGGCTACTCCCGTAGTGTTTAACATTCTACAGGGAATGTCTCATCTGGTTCCGTTCATCACCGGTCATCCCACGGCGGAAAATACCTACCAGGCTTCGATTCCGTACGTGGTGAAAGCACTCGTTGGGTTCGCACAAAAAGATTCTTTCAAATTCATCGAAGCTTTCGATATCTTGGAAAACCTTGCCGACGAATCATCTCGTATTCTCACTCCACATTTAAAGTTGTTGATTGAGTTTGGTTTAGAAGTGGGCCAGAAAGGCGATTTGGAAGATTCCGTCCGGGTGAAAGCCATTACATTCGTTGGATGCCTCGTTAGGTTGAAAAAGAAAATGATCATCAAGCAGAAACTGGTGGAACCGATTGTCATTGCGCTTTTCCAACTGATGAGTGTTGCTCCCGATCtggaggacgaggatgaggagtACTTTGGCAGCAACGAAATTTCCACCCCAAGCACTTGTGCAGCTCAGTCGATGGATGTACTCGCTTTGCATATTCCTCCGAAACAGCTTATTCCAACGTTGATGGGTCTGCTAGAACCCGCTCTGCGTGGAAGCGATCCGCTGGCGAAGAAAGCTTCCTATCTATCGATTGCTGTGATTGCGGAAGGATGCTCGGAACACATTTGCAACAAATATCTCAAACCGTTGCTTGATGTTATCAAAACCGGAATCACCGATCCCAATCCAATGATTCGAAATGCGGCGCTGTTCGCCCTCGGTCAGTTCTCCGAACATCTTCAGCCTGAAATCACTCAATATGCTGAGGAGATTCTTCCCATTCTGTTTGAGTTCCTGCAGCAGCTTTGTTTGCAAATCCGTAGCGGCGGAAAGGAACCGCCGCATATTGACCGTGTGTTCTATGCCCTGGAGACTTACTGTGAGAATCTGGAGGAACAGCTGACACCTCATCTGCCCATTTTAATGGAGCGTCTGTTTGAATCGCTCGACGCACGTAACACGGTGCATTTGAGGGAACTTTCACTGGCTGCCATAGCCGCTACAGCCAATGCTGCCAAAACGAATATGTTGCCATACTTTCCTCGCCTAATCGACAATCTCAAGATGTACCTGGTGAAAACGGACGATGAAAACATTTGCGCATTGCGTCCCCAGGCCATCGATACATTCGCCGCTTTGGTGAGAACTATTGGAAAAGACAATTTTCTCCCGCTGGCAGTCGATACACTCAACTTGGGACTCACAATGCTGGACGGATGTGACGATCCTGATCTGAGACGAAGCTGCTACAATCTGTTCGCCTCGATGGCTTCATCCATTAAGGAAGACATGGCTGGTTCGCTAACCAAAATTGTTGAATCCATGCTCGAGAGTGTTAAGAGCACCGAAGGTATTGTGCCTACATTCAAAGACGACGGGGACGACGGTCTTGTGGTGCTGAACGGTGCCAACGAGGACGAAGAAGATGACAAGGAGTACGACATTGAGAATTCAGACAATGAAAACGAGGATGACGATGATATTGCGGGATACAGTGTAGAGAACGCTTATATGGATGAAAAGGAAGAGGCAATACTGGCGCTGATGGAGTTCGCAGAGCATACCGGGCCGGCGTTTGCACCTTTCATTCAAACTGCTTTTGAAGAAATTTACAAACTCATAAACTACCCGAACGAGGATATTCGCAAAGCTTCCATCGATGCGCTGAAGCAATTTGCCATTTCACTACACGAGCTAGGAAACACGGAAGGGGTGAGCCAAACCATTCTCATTCTGATTCCTAAACTGAGCGAAATCATCCGTACCGATGAGGAGCGAACAGTTGTGATGTCAGCGCTGGACGGATATTGTGATATTATGGAGAAGGTTGGTGCTGCGGCCCTGCAAGCGGATGGTCAGAAGGACGCCATCTTTGGTTGTATCGTCGATGTGCTTAACGGAAAGGTCGCATGTCAATTCGACGAGCCAATTGACGAGGAACAGGAGGAAAGTGAATACGACGAGGCCATCATTGAGTCTGCTGGCGATATACTGCCTAAATTTGGTCGAGCTCTACCACCGGAAGAGTTTGCCGTGTACTTTGGGCGAATTTGGCCATACTTTATCCAGAAAATT GAAAAAACAAAGCAAAAGGACGAAACAACTGACTCACAGCGCGCATTTGCGATTGGCGTACTGTCCGAGTGTTTCAGCGGGTTGAAGCAATTTACGACGAACTGGATCGATACACTGTTGCCAATTTTCGTTCTGTGTGTGCAGGATCGCAACAATGAGGTACGAAACAATGCAGTGTATGGTATTGGTGAAATGGTCCTACATGGAAACGAATGCTCCTACAA GCACTATCCTCAGATATTGACTTCCTTGTCCAGTGTGGTTTCCAAGGAACAACATCCTGGTACTCTGGACAACATTTGCGGAGCACTGGCCCGACTGATTACCACAAACAGCAGCCTGGTTCCAATGAAAGAG
- the LOC129767688 gene encoding ribonucleoside-diphosphate reductase subunit M2, with amino-acid sequence MSSRINEIVCQKENLSEGLEKISIKNVRKVLTESGANVALVMESQQKPQTNGNVDDGDSKELAKTETSVYNTKAAPFDPSIEPLLRDNPRRFVIFPIQYQDIWQMYKKAEASFWTAEEVDLSKDWADWQKLKPEERHFISHVLAFFAASDGIVNENLVERFSQEVQVTEARCFYGFQIAMENVHSEMYSLLIDTYIRDPEERDYLFNAIETLPCVKKKADWALNWIASDQANFGERVVAFAAVEGIFFSGSFASIFWLKKRGLMPGLTFSNELISRDEGLHTDFACLMFKHLVQKPSKERVIEIIRDAVVIEQEFLTKALPVDLLGMNCDLMSEYIEFVADRLLLELGFEKIYHTKNPFSFMEFISLEGKTNFFEKKVGEYQKMGVMANRMNNVFTLDAAF; translated from the exons ATGTCGTCGCGTATTAATGAGATTGTTTGCCAAAAGGAAAATCTTTCCGAGGGCTTGGAAAAGATTTCTATCAAG AATGTACGCAAGGTGCTGACCGAAAGCGGAGCGAACGTAGCCCTAGTGATGGAATCTCAACAAAAGCCTCAGACAAATGGTAATGTAGATGACGGCGATTCGAAGGAACTCGCAAAAACCGAGACATCTGTGTACAACACAAAGGCGGCTCCCTTCGATCCGTCGATTGAACCATTACTTAGAGACAATCCCCGTCGATTCGTCATCTTCCCCATCCAGTACCAGGATATATGGCAAATGTACAAAAAG GCTGAAGCCTCGTTCTGGACGGCAGAAGAAGTGGATCTTTCCAAGGATTGGGCCGACTGGCAGAAGCTGAAGCCAGAAGAGAGGCACTTCATCTCGCACGTGTTGGCCTTTTTTGCCGCTTCCGATGGTATTGTTAATGAAAATCTGGTGGAGCGATTCAGTCAGGAAGTGCAGGTCACCGAGGCACGCTGTTTCTACGGGTTCCAGATTGCGATGGAAAATGTACACAGCGAAATGTACTCGCTGTTAATTGATACCTACATCCGTGACCCGGAGGAAAG AGATTACCTCTTCAACGCTATCGAAACGCTGCCCTGTGTGAAGAAGAAGGCCGACTGGGCACTCAATTGGATAGCGAGCGACCAGGCGAACTTTGGCGAACGCGTGGTGGCCTTCGCTGCCGTGGAAGGTATCTTCTTCAGTGGCAGCTTTGCGTCTATTTTCTGGTTGAAGAAACGTGGACTGATGCCGGGCTTGACTTTCTCCAATGAGTTGATTTCGCGGGACGAAGGTCTCCACACCGATTTCGCCTGCTTGATGTTCAAGCATCTAGTCCAGAAGCCCTCGAAGGAACGGGTGATTGAAATCATCCGCGATGCGGTGGTGATTGAGCAGGAGTTCCTGACGAAGGCTCTGCCCGTTGATCTGCTAGGTATGAACTGTGATCTGATGTCCGAATACATTGAGTTTGTCGCCGATCGGTTACTGCTTGAGCTGGGCTTTGAGAAG ATCTATCACACCAAGAATCCGTTCAGTTTCATGGAATTCATTTCGCTAGAAGGAAAGACGAACTTCTTCGAGAAGAAGGTTGGAGAATATCAAAAGATGGGCGTTATGGCTAACCGTATGAACAATGTGTTCACGTTGGACGCAGCATTCTAG